One Mercurialis annua linkage group LG3, ddMerAnnu1.2, whole genome shotgun sequence DNA window includes the following coding sequences:
- the LOC126672334 gene encoding uncharacterized protein LOC126672334, with protein MVKNISWCIFGDFNDILALEEKRGGASYPTWLLSGFRNAVMKSGLIDLGASGHKFTWFRGRDIDTRIEERLDRVLCNNSWLEVFLESLVHNMELTTSDPLPILLSIKRYQDEDCVQVIRGGWVRNPIAGIMDKLNGVRDELKRLSGAKGPNFKKRIDRCRKAMAGYQARVDTAGVDRYNCISSECHVFFLEEKKYWKQCSKCHWLREGDANTRFFFIMRLHQDKERTKWRGCETSKGFGAR; from the exons ATGGTTAAAAATATCTCGTGGTGTATTTTCGGAGATTTTAACGACATTCTAGCACTGGAGGAGAAGAGGGGTGGTGCCTCGTACCCTACGTGGCTCCTAAGTGGGTTTCGTAATGCGGTTATGAAAAGTGGTTTGATTGATTTGGGAGCATCGGGGCATAAGTTTACTTGGTTTCGAGGTAGAGATATCGATACTAGAATTGAAGAGAGGCTTGATAGAGTTTTGTGTAATAATAGCTGGCTTGAAGTTTTTCTTGAGTCCTTAGTGCATAATATGGAGCTTACAACCTCAGATCCCTTGCCTATTTTGTTATCTATTAAACGGTACCAGGATGAAG ATTGTGTGCAGGTTATTCGTGGGGGTTGGGTCAGAAACCCTATCGCTGGTATTATGGATAAACTGAATGGTGTTAGGGATGAGTTAAAGAGGTTGAGTGGTGCAAAGGGTCCCAACTTTAAGAAGCGTATTGATCGGTGTAGGAAAGCTATGGCTGGCTATCAAGCTAGGGTGGATACAGCAGGTGTTGATAGATACAACTGCATCTCGTCGGAATGCCATGTTTTTTTTCTAGAAGAGAAAAAATACTGGAAACAGTGTTCGAAGTGCCACTGGCTTAGGGAAGGAGATGCTAATAcacgtttttttttcataatgcgGCTTCATCAAGACAAAGAACGAACAAAGTGGCGAGGTTGCGAGACGAGCAAGGGCTTTGGTGCAAGATGA